The following are encoded in a window of Geobacter metallireducens GS-15 genomic DNA:
- a CDS encoding B12-binding domain-containing radical SAM protein, which produces MRILLVSRPHPEGARDPFTSLLPTGLGYLNAVLRENGFTSSLANLSTASWRQVEELLRRERPAILGISVFTHNRFESLRLAALAKKVDPTCLTIFGGPHATHAFESILVKYREVDGVILGEGEETFLDLARAVERGDRSLTGIVGLAYRKGAKVHSVKRPPVADLDVLPLPALHMNDAWGCDVRRQLEFIITSRGCPAACRFCSSPRFWGKSLRFRSPRAMVDEIRAIRDRYGLIYFSLRDDTFTVRKDRVIDFCRLLLEEKVHILWNCQSRVNAVDEEMLIWMRRAGCECVQYGVESGSEKILAYLGKQITPEQVRRAAKATRRAGISLSIYLISGVPGETDDDLQATLTLISNILPHDGHVAPLAYYPGTALFDEAVREGRVGADLFERERGAALYVRRDPFVARSMETLLRALTRVERKARFGPADFTAQREFLGYCHGTNLGQGEWLEAKGDIGKAEALYREIVERQPENPWGWLALGGLHGSRGDVTRAGKAFERAISLVPAHVPAYLALGDLRLEEGDQRGAKQLYETAKRLNPRDTDVGERLRMVVAERGTKKGDT; this is translated from the coding sequence ATGCGGATACTACTCGTCTCTAGGCCCCATCCAGAAGGGGCCCGTGACCCGTTCACCTCACTCCTGCCCACGGGGCTCGGCTACCTCAACGCTGTTCTGAGAGAAAATGGTTTTACGTCCTCCCTTGCCAACCTCTCTACTGCTTCCTGGCGCCAGGTGGAAGAACTGCTCCGACGGGAGCGTCCTGCCATCCTTGGTATCTCCGTTTTTACCCACAACCGTTTCGAATCCCTTCGACTTGCCGCCTTGGCGAAGAAAGTCGACCCCACCTGTCTAACAATCTTTGGCGGTCCCCATGCAACCCACGCTTTCGAGTCTATCCTGGTTAAGTATCGGGAGGTGGACGGGGTGATCCTCGGTGAGGGGGAGGAGACTTTTCTCGACCTCGCACGGGCTGTCGAGCGGGGCGATCGCAGTCTGACCGGCATAGTGGGACTGGCTTATCGCAAGGGCGCCAAGGTTCACTCCGTGAAGCGACCCCCTGTTGCGGATCTCGACGTGCTCCCGCTGCCGGCACTCCACATGAATGATGCCTGGGGATGCGACGTGCGCCGCCAGTTGGAATTCATCATCACCTCCCGCGGATGTCCCGCTGCCTGCCGCTTCTGTTCGTCGCCGCGTTTTTGGGGGAAGTCACTCCGTTTCCGCTCGCCACGAGCCATGGTCGATGAGATCCGCGCCATTCGCGACCGCTACGGCCTTATCTATTTTTCTCTCCGTGACGATACCTTTACTGTTCGCAAGGATCGGGTGATTGACTTTTGCCGGTTGCTTCTGGAGGAAAAGGTCCATATCCTCTGGAACTGCCAGTCGCGGGTGAACGCCGTGGACGAGGAGATGCTCATCTGGATGCGTAGGGCCGGGTGCGAATGCGTCCAGTACGGCGTCGAGTCGGGGTCGGAGAAAATACTCGCGTATCTCGGTAAGCAGATCACCCCCGAGCAGGTCCGAAGGGCCGCTAAGGCCACCCGGCGTGCCGGGATAAGCCTCTCCATTTACCTGATCTCCGGAGTGCCCGGGGAGACTGACGATGACCTGCAGGCGACCCTTACGCTCATCAGCAACATCCTCCCCCATGATGGCCATGTGGCCCCCTTGGCATACTACCCCGGGACGGCTCTCTTCGATGAAGCGGTGAGAGAGGGGCGGGTGGGCGCTGATCTCTTTGAAAGGGAGAGGGGAGCGGCCCTGTATGTGCGACGCGATCCGTTCGTTGCCCGCTCGATGGAGACGCTCTTGCGGGCATTGACCCGTGTCGAGAGGAAAGCCCGGTTTGGGCCGGCCGACTTCACTGCCCAGCGCGAGTTTCTTGGCTACTGCCACGGGACGAATCTTGGGCAGGGCGAGTGGCTTGAAGCCAAAGGAGATATAGGAAAGGCTGAGGCCCTGTATCGTGAGATCGTCGAGCGGCAGCCGGAAAATCCCTGGGGGTGGCTGGCCCTTGGAGGTCTCCATGGTTCACGGGGAGATGTGACGCGGGCAGGAAAGGCTTTTGAGCGGGCTATCTCACTTGTGCCCGCTCATGTTCCTGCTTACCTGGCACTTGGTGACCTGCGCCTTGAGGAGGGTGATCAAAGGGGAGCAAAGCAGCTATACGAGACGGCGAAAAGGCTCAATCCGCGGGATACCGATGTCGGGGAGCGTTTGCGTATGGTGGTGGCGGAGCGTGGTACGAAAAAAGGCGACACCTGA
- a CDS encoding DUF167 domain-containing protein — MKSDTPSGELRITENADGVTFSVHVQPRASKNGICGIQGDAIKLRLTSPPVEGEANRLCTEYLAKLLKVPKSAVTIIAGDKSRHKTIRVSGATAQAVHNLLP; from the coding sequence ATGAAGAGTGACACCCCTTCCGGGGAACTCAGAATCACGGAAAACGCTGATGGCGTCACCTTCTCCGTGCACGTTCAACCCCGCGCCTCAAAAAACGGAATCTGCGGCATCCAGGGGGATGCCATCAAGCTTCGCCTGACATCTCCCCCTGTTGAGGGGGAAGCGAACCGCCTCTGCACTGAATACCTCGCAAAACTACTCAAGGTTCCCAAGTCAGCCGTCACCATAATTGCCGGGGATAAGTCGCGGCACAAGACGATTCGGGTTTCTGGCGCCACGGCTCAGGCTGTTCACAACCTACTGCCCTAA
- a CDS encoding YggT family protein yields MFVLANFLLAVAKIADILLTIYLYILIARAIISWVNPDPYNPIVNFLYRSTEPVLSRVRRFLPDMGGLDLSPIIVLVAIYFLQSFLVRSIYDLAYKMKLGMGGMP; encoded by the coding sequence ATGTTCGTGCTTGCCAACTTTCTCCTGGCCGTCGCCAAGATTGCCGACATCCTCCTCACCATCTATCTCTACATTCTCATTGCACGGGCGATCATCTCCTGGGTTAATCCCGACCCCTACAACCCCATCGTGAACTTCCTCTACCGGAGCACCGAGCCGGTCCTCTCGCGAGTTCGCAGATTCCTTCCCGACATGGGTGGGCTCGACCTGTCACCGATCATCGTGCTCGTCGCCATTTACTTTCTCCAAAGCTTTCTGGTGCGCAGCATCTACGACCTTGCCTACAAGATGAAACTCGGAATGGGAGGGATGCCGTGA
- a CDS encoding methylenetetrahydrofolate reductase yields the protein MSSTLREKLESNRFVITAEVCPPKGCDCGEFMEKARNLKGLVDAINVTDNQGANVRISPLAPAALLTREGIEPILQLTCRDRNRMALQSELLAAAALGVTNILSLSGDYISFGDHAGAKPVFDLDSVQLLQTIAALNAGRDFSGAPLEGAPSFFAGAAAAPEADPFDLTLPKLAKKVSAGARFFQTQAVFSPDRLARFSEAVRPLGVKIIAGIILLKSAGMARYITKNIPGLKVPPEIVAELEAAGRPLEVGVAIARRLATAARPFCDGVHIMAMGREELVPNIVAGLRNEDK from the coding sequence ATGTCCTCAACCCTTCGCGAAAAGCTCGAATCAAACCGTTTTGTCATCACGGCCGAGGTCTGCCCCCCCAAGGGGTGCGACTGCGGCGAGTTCATGGAGAAGGCGCGAAACCTCAAGGGCCTTGTCGACGCCATCAACGTGACCGACAACCAGGGGGCGAACGTGCGGATCTCCCCCCTTGCCCCGGCCGCCCTCCTGACCAGGGAAGGGATCGAACCGATCCTCCAACTCACCTGCCGGGACCGCAACCGCATGGCCCTCCAGAGCGAGCTCCTGGCAGCCGCAGCCCTTGGCGTAACCAACATCCTGTCCCTCTCGGGCGATTACATCTCCTTCGGCGATCATGCCGGCGCCAAGCCGGTCTTCGACCTGGACTCGGTGCAACTTCTCCAGACCATCGCAGCACTGAACGCGGGGAGGGACTTCTCCGGCGCCCCCCTGGAGGGAGCCCCATCGTTCTTCGCTGGGGCGGCCGCGGCGCCGGAGGCGGACCCCTTCGACCTCACCCTTCCCAAACTGGCCAAAAAAGTATCAGCAGGTGCGCGCTTCTTCCAGACCCAGGCGGTCTTCTCTCCCGATCGCCTTGCCCGGTTCAGCGAGGCGGTGCGCCCCCTGGGCGTCAAGATCATCGCCGGCATCATCCTTTTGAAATCGGCCGGCATGGCCCGCTACATCACGAAAAACATCCCCGGACTCAAGGTTCCCCCCGAGATCGTTGCCGAACTGGAAGCCGCCGGTCGTCCCCTCGAAGTAGGTGTGGCAATCGCCCGGCGGCTTGCGACAGCGGCGCGTCCCTTCTGCGACGGTGTCCACATCATGGCCATGGGAAGGGAAGAGCTTGTTCCGAACATCGTGGCCGGACTACGAAACGAAGACAAGTAA
- the ubiE gene encoding bifunctional demethylmenaquinone methyltransferase/2-methoxy-6-polyprenyl-1,4-benzoquinol methylase UbiE, which translates to MYKLSEKGEQIREMFSDIAPRYDFLNRLLSFGIDRRWRRIAVQCARWSEGGKILDVATGTGDVALEIARQTPDSVSIIGIDITEGMVVLGREKVAQSPYARRITLEIAPCEAIPFPDNTFDSVTIAFGIRNVVDRRQGLAEMQRILKPGGRAVILEFSTPRSQFFKRVYYFYFLRLLPAIGGLFSNFSAYKYLPDSVLEFPSQEEFKTLMRSVGFHSTTHRDLTFGIATIYTGEKAAQN; encoded by the coding sequence ATGTATAAACTGAGCGAAAAAGGCGAGCAGATCCGGGAGATGTTCTCCGACATTGCCCCCCGGTACGACTTCCTCAACCGGCTCCTGAGCTTCGGCATCGACCGGCGCTGGCGGCGCATCGCCGTACAATGCGCCCGATGGAGCGAGGGGGGAAAAATCCTCGACGTTGCCACCGGAACCGGCGACGTGGCGCTGGAAATCGCCCGCCAAACCCCCGACTCAGTCTCCATCATCGGCATCGACATCACGGAAGGGATGGTGGTGCTCGGCCGCGAAAAGGTTGCGCAATCCCCCTATGCCCGCCGGATCACCCTGGAAATCGCCCCCTGCGAGGCGATCCCCTTTCCCGACAATACGTTTGACTCGGTCACCATCGCCTTCGGCATCCGCAACGTGGTCGACCGGCGCCAGGGGCTGGCGGAAATGCAGCGCATCCTGAAGCCCGGCGGCCGGGCCGTCATCCTCGAGTTCTCCACTCCCCGCTCACAGTTCTTCAAACGGGTCTATTATTTCTACTTTCTCCGGTTGCTGCCGGCGATCGGCGGACTTTTCTCCAACTTCAGCGCCTACAAGTACCTCCCCGATTCCGTGCTGGAGTTTCCGTCGCAAGAGGAATTCAAGACTCTCATGCGATCCGTGGGTTTCCATTCCACCACCCATCGTGATCTCACCTTTGGAATCGCGACGATCTACACCGGGGAAAAAGCCGCTCAAAACTGA
- the cdaA gene encoding diadenylate cyclase CdaA, with the protein MVPVIRWQDVADIIIMSFLAYQLYSWFRHTRAMQVLIGMVFLVGVYFITKNLGLFMTSWILQELGTVLFVLIIVIFQAEIRQALYRFSLLRNFFGRQDGGGLIDLADISSTIFRLAKERTGAIVVFQRHESLDDYLLHGVPLDSIPNGQLIECIFQDGTPLHDGAVIVKEGRITQASCHLPLSMKTELPRHFGTRHRAGIGLSERCDAAVVIVSEERGEVGLALAGELEAVATAESLAEKLQGLLYPQRQEKVHISLGQRLVSNLVPKLVTTLVVFVSWLIITTKQGAIFTVTVPIKFHNLPGNAVLLKSSPEEVEAQLKVFSSLIPSPKQLDVVADLDLAKVREGSNTLAITESDLNLPLGVVVTSVNPSVVKVSISKKIKKALQVRPVLKGTPSGRQRLQRVRVEPQEVVVEGPEHVLAGLDTLNTEVINLEGIRQSTVVESRLVSPSPQLRILNDEPVRVRIVTTGRR; encoded by the coding sequence ATGGTTCCCGTGATCCGGTGGCAGGATGTCGCCGACATCATCATTATGAGCTTTCTTGCCTATCAGCTTTACAGCTGGTTCAGGCATACCAGGGCCATGCAGGTTCTTATCGGCATGGTCTTTTTGGTGGGGGTGTATTTTATAACCAAGAACCTGGGGCTCTTTATGACGAGCTGGATACTCCAGGAACTCGGCACGGTCCTCTTTGTTCTCATTATTGTCATTTTTCAGGCGGAGATTCGACAGGCCCTCTACCGCTTCAGTCTGTTGCGGAATTTCTTTGGAAGGCAGGATGGCGGAGGGTTGATTGATCTTGCGGATATTTCCTCAACAATCTTTCGCCTTGCCAAAGAGCGCACCGGTGCAATCGTTGTCTTTCAGCGGCATGAATCGCTTGATGATTACCTTCTTCATGGTGTCCCCCTCGACAGTATTCCGAACGGGCAGCTCATTGAATGTATTTTTCAGGACGGAACTCCTCTCCATGACGGCGCCGTTATCGTTAAGGAGGGGCGTATAACCCAGGCATCGTGCCACCTTCCCCTTTCGATGAAGACAGAACTCCCTCGTCATTTCGGTACTCGGCATCGAGCAGGAATCGGCCTCAGTGAGCGCTGTGATGCCGCCGTGGTAATCGTTTCCGAAGAACGGGGGGAGGTTGGCCTGGCACTTGCAGGAGAACTTGAGGCAGTTGCAACTGCCGAGAGTCTGGCGGAGAAACTCCAGGGACTCCTCTATCCCCAGCGCCAGGAGAAGGTTCACATCTCGCTGGGGCAGCGGCTGGTTAGCAATCTGGTCCCTAAGCTTGTGACCACGTTGGTGGTGTTTGTAAGCTGGCTCATTATAACGACTAAGCAGGGGGCGATTTTTACGGTCACTGTCCCGATCAAATTCCATAACTTGCCGGGAAATGCGGTGTTGTTGAAAAGCAGTCCCGAGGAGGTTGAGGCCCAGCTAAAGGTCTTTTCGAGTCTCATCCCGTCGCCGAAACAACTCGATGTCGTAGCCGACCTGGATCTCGCCAAAGTAAGGGAAGGGAGCAATACTTTGGCTATCACGGAGAGTGACTTGAACCTTCCACTCGGGGTTGTGGTCACCAGCGTGAATCCGTCGGTGGTAAAAGTGAGCATCAGCAAGAAGATAAAGAAGGCTCTCCAGGTCCGGCCTGTACTGAAGGGGACCCCCTCAGGGCGTCAACGGCTGCAACGGGTGCGTGTTGAGCCTCAGGAGGTGGTTGTGGAGGGGCCGGAACATGTGCTGGCGGGCCTCGATACCCTCAATACCGAAGTAATTAACCTGGAGGGAATCCGCCAGAGCACCGTTGTGGAGTCAAGGCTCGTCTCGCCGTCGCCGCAGCTTAGGATCCTGAATGACGAGCCCGTCAGGGTGAGGATCGTGACCACGGGAAGACGCTGA
- a CDS encoding methylenetetrahydrofolate reductase C-terminal domain-containing protein, with product MIVSKQKPFTEILAALEPVSRVFLIGCAKCATVCKAGGEEQIWQMQEDLIAAGKDVTGSVVIDEACHMLRVQRDLRAKGEMVKGAEALLVLACGAGVQSVSAGSDRLTVAGLDTLFLGNIRRFGQFEQRCSLCGQCLLNETAGICPVTVCPKGLLNGPCGGMDEGRCEVNGDAECVWYQIYLRLRERGKEAPLTAIKPPRDFARNLRPGSLKLDK from the coding sequence ATGATTGTCAGCAAACAGAAACCCTTTACCGAAATCCTCGCCGCCCTGGAGCCCGTTTCCCGGGTCTTCCTGATCGGCTGCGCCAAATGCGCCACGGTCTGCAAGGCCGGCGGCGAAGAGCAGATCTGGCAGATGCAGGAGGATTTGATCGCTGCCGGCAAGGATGTGACCGGATCGGTGGTGATCGACGAGGCGTGCCACATGCTCCGGGTCCAGCGGGATCTGCGGGCAAAAGGGGAGATGGTTAAGGGCGCTGAAGCGCTCCTCGTCCTTGCCTGCGGGGCAGGTGTCCAGTCGGTCTCCGCCGGTTCTGACCGGTTGACGGTCGCCGGCCTTGACACCCTCTTCCTCGGCAACATCCGCCGATTCGGCCAGTTCGAGCAACGCTGCTCCCTCTGCGGCCAATGCCTCCTCAACGAAACGGCCGGCATCTGTCCGGTAACCGTCTGCCCCAAGGGTCTCCTGAATGGGCCCTGCGGCGGAATGGACGAGGGACGGTGCGAAGTGAACGGCGACGCGGAGTGTGTCTGGTACCAGATATACCTCCGCCTTCGGGAGAGGGGCAAGGAGGCCCCGCTCACTGCCATCAAGCCTCCCCGCGACTTCGCCAGGAACCTCAGGCCCGGAAGCCTGAAACTCGACAAATGA
- a CDS encoding C40 family peptidase, translating into MSLRLRLTALSVILLAFPALSHAAKTHKIRKSETVYSIAKKYHVSAKDLKSANNLTNARIKPGTVLVIPSRAAAESSADSSTPASYKVKKGDTLAKVARKTGVSVAELRRLNGIGKGRLKPGRLLALQAVESNETVTAKLSLKKPLKHLDIYDEKEYEQSLSELVELDPNRPADFTKSVKLDVDGVSELKKTAYSFIGTKYRFGGTTRRGLDCSSFVQHVFRELDVTLPRTAREQFHVGNSVAPGDLQKGDLLFFQTYARFPSHVGIYLGNNKMIHASSRDRRVVISSVDTPYYRSRFLGAKRIAEVNPDILKLDDLISGVEEEGLEEILTNDTLGVSLLK; encoded by the coding sequence ATGAGCCTGCGATTGCGACTTACAGCGCTTTCCGTAATCCTCTTAGCCTTTCCCGCCCTGTCCCACGCCGCAAAAACCCACAAGATCAGAAAAAGCGAAACCGTTTACTCTATCGCGAAGAAGTACCACGTTAGTGCGAAAGATCTAAAATCGGCCAACAACCTCACTAATGCCCGGATAAAGCCGGGAACAGTGCTTGTCATCCCGTCTCGCGCCGCAGCAGAGTCAAGCGCGGACTCTTCCACCCCTGCCAGCTATAAGGTGAAAAAAGGTGATACCCTGGCAAAGGTTGCGCGGAAGACCGGCGTTTCCGTGGCTGAGTTGCGACGTTTGAACGGCATAGGGAAGGGCAGACTCAAGCCCGGTCGTCTCCTTGCACTCCAGGCAGTGGAATCCAATGAAACGGTTACCGCGAAGCTTTCCCTGAAAAAGCCCCTGAAACACCTTGATATCTACGATGAAAAAGAATACGAGCAGAGTCTGAGCGAGTTGGTGGAGTTGGACCCGAACCGTCCAGCTGACTTCACGAAGAGCGTGAAACTCGATGTCGATGGTGTCTCTGAACTCAAAAAAACTGCCTACAGCTTCATCGGCACCAAGTATCGTTTCGGCGGCACCACCCGTCGGGGGCTCGACTGTTCCAGTTTTGTCCAGCACGTCTTCCGCGAGCTCGACGTAACTCTTCCCCGCACGGCCCGGGAACAGTTCCATGTGGGAAATTCGGTTGCTCCCGGCGACCTGCAGAAGGGTGACCTCCTCTTCTTCCAGACCTATGCGCGTTTCCCGTCCCATGTTGGCATCTATCTCGGCAACAACAAGATGATTCACGCCTCGTCGCGAGACCGTCGGGTCGTTATTTCCTCTGTTGATACTCCCTACTACCGTTCCCGTTTCCTTGGTGCGAAGCGGATTGCCGAGGTTAATCCCGATATCCTGAAACTCGATGACCTGATTTCCGGTGTTGAGGAAGAAGGGCTCGAGGAAATTTTGACGAATGACACCCTTGGGGTCAGTCTTTTGAAATAG
- a CDS encoding FmdB family zinc ribbon protein, which translates to MPLYEYQCTECNKQFELRQKFSDEPAKECPSCGGPVQKLISQSGFALKGGGWYAEGYNSGGKKSEAPSCPSGGSCAGCPSAAA; encoded by the coding sequence ATGCCACTCTACGAATACCAATGCACCGAGTGCAACAAGCAGTTCGAGCTGCGCCAGAAGTTTTCCGACGAACCGGCGAAGGAATGTCCTTCGTGCGGCGGTCCCGTGCAAAAGCTCATCTCCCAGTCAGGGTTCGCCCTCAAGGGAGGAGGATGGTACGCCGAAGGATACAACAGCGGCGGAAAGAAGTCTGAAGCCCCGTCCTGCCCCTCGGGCGGAAGCTGTGCCGGCTGCCCATCAGCAGCAGCGTAA
- a CDS encoding (deoxy)nucleoside triphosphate pyrophosphohydrolase, whose product MLPLIVTAAVIEHEGKILLTRRKPDAPYPLLWEFPGGKLEPEEHPEACIVREVREELAMDVSVHGIYDVVYYRYPERPVLVLAYRCAWTGGELRELDVADHSWVDPADILRFDLLPADYPLAKKIVHEFSDADTTRL is encoded by the coding sequence ATGCTTCCTCTTATCGTGACAGCCGCCGTTATCGAGCATGAAGGCAAGATCCTTTTAACCAGGAGAAAGCCCGATGCTCCCTATCCGCTGCTCTGGGAGTTCCCCGGTGGCAAGCTGGAGCCCGAGGAACACCCAGAAGCATGTATTGTTCGGGAGGTTCGCGAGGAACTGGCCATGGATGTTTCTGTCCACGGGATATATGATGTGGTCTATTACCGTTACCCGGAGCGACCAGTGCTGGTTTTGGCCTACCGGTGCGCCTGGACTGGCGGGGAATTGCGCGAACTGGACGTGGCCGACCACAGTTGGGTTGATCCCGCGGATATTCTCCGCTTCGATCTCCTTCCCGCCGACTACCCTCTGGCGAAGAAGATAGTTCACGAGTTCAGCGATGCGGATACTACTCGTCTCTAG
- the folD gene encoding bifunctional methylenetetrahydrofolate dehydrogenase/methenyltetrahydrofolate cyclohydrolase FolD — protein sequence MSTIIDGKAIAAKLRAEIATEVKILKEKGIIPGLATVLVGEDPASEVYVRMKGNACQELGMHSVKHTLPATTTEAELLALVARLNSDPTIHGILVQLPLPKQINSDTILEAISPVKDVDGFHPYNVGRLMVGKPTFQPCTPYGVMVMLREAGVDLAGKEVVVVGRSNIVGKPVALMCLQQHATVTICHSKTRDLPSKVKEADVVIAAVGVPEMIKGEWIKEGAVVIDVGVNRVGEKKLVGDVEFAAASQRASAITPVPGGVGPMTITMLLYNTLEAAKKTGEGNR from the coding sequence ATGTCGACAATCATTGACGGAAAAGCCATCGCTGCCAAGCTGAGGGCGGAAATTGCCACCGAAGTCAAGATCCTCAAGGAAAAGGGGATTATCCCCGGCCTTGCCACGGTCCTTGTGGGGGAAGACCCCGCCAGCGAGGTCTATGTACGGATGAAAGGCAATGCCTGCCAGGAGTTGGGGATGCACTCCGTTAAACACACCCTGCCGGCGACTACCACTGAAGCAGAACTCCTCGCTCTCGTGGCCCGGCTCAACAGCGACCCGACCATCCACGGAATCCTCGTTCAACTCCCCCTCCCGAAACAGATCAATTCCGACACGATTCTCGAGGCCATCTCGCCGGTGAAGGACGTAGACGGCTTCCACCCCTACAACGTCGGCCGGCTTATGGTCGGCAAGCCCACCTTCCAGCCCTGCACCCCCTATGGCGTCATGGTCATGCTGCGCGAAGCGGGCGTTGACCTGGCCGGCAAGGAAGTGGTCGTCGTGGGGCGCTCAAATATCGTCGGCAAGCCGGTGGCGCTCATGTGCCTCCAGCAGCATGCCACGGTCACCATCTGCCACTCGAAAACCCGTGATTTGCCATCGAAGGTCAAAGAGGCCGACGTGGTCATCGCCGCCGTGGGGGTTCCCGAGATGATCAAGGGGGAGTGGATCAAGGAAGGAGCAGTGGTCATCGATGTGGGAGTCAACCGGGTCGGCGAGAAGAAGCTTGTGGGGGATGTGGAGTTCGCCGCAGCATCCCAGCGGGCATCGGCCATCACCCCCGTTCCCGGCGGCGTCGGCCCCATGACCATCACCATGCTCCTCTACAACACCCTTGAGGCGGCAAAGAAGACAGGGGAAGGAAACCGGTAA
- a CDS encoding DivIVA domain-containing protein, with protein MRITPLDIQQQQFKGKMLGGLDPHEVDAFLQTVAEEMESLVRENAELKEQCKRATVEMEQMAQQEKNLRETMLAAQKITEEMKANAQKEAALLVSEAEVKGEKIVADAERRLAQLNDQVQEIRRQRLQFESSFKSLLDTHYKMLALDEE; from the coding sequence GTGAGAATTACCCCGCTTGACATCCAGCAGCAGCAGTTCAAGGGCAAGATGCTTGGCGGGCTTGACCCCCATGAAGTGGACGCCTTTCTCCAGACGGTCGCGGAAGAGATGGAAAGCCTCGTGCGGGAGAACGCCGAGTTAAAGGAGCAGTGCAAGAGAGCCACCGTCGAGATGGAACAAATGGCCCAGCAGGAGAAGAACCTGCGGGAAACCATGCTCGCCGCCCAGAAGATCACCGAGGAAATGAAGGCGAACGCCCAGAAAGAGGCAGCTCTGCTCGTCTCCGAGGCCGAGGTCAAGGGGGAGAAAATAGTGGCCGATGCCGAACGCAGGCTCGCCCAACTCAACGACCAGGTCCAGGAAATCCGTCGCCAGCGGCTCCAATTCGAGAGTTCCTTCAAGTCCCTCCTCGACACACACTACAAAATGCTCGCCCTTGATGAAGAGTGA